The Geitlerinema sp. PCC 9228 genome contains the following window.
GTAGAAAGCGTTTCCACCGAACGAATCAAAGAATCGTAGCTGACACCAATGCGCCCTTTCACCCAATCCCCATCGCAAATAATCATATTTTGTTGCGGGCAATTTTCCGATAGGGGTGGAGCAATACTGGCATCTTGGGGGAGATTATCCTGGGGAACAATGTCAATCAGGGTTTCGCTAATCAACCCCACCTGATTGGCTTCCACCACCGCATCCTTAGGAATTCTTAAATCCGACGGTTGAATTCGTAGGGTCACCGCCACCACCTGAGTGTAATCGGCAGCCGGTTGGGCAGATAAATCAGTCCCATTGGTTTCGTCGAGGGTAGCAATGTGCAAATCCACAATTTTCCCCACCGTAACCCCACGATAGCGTACCGCAGCCCCCAACTTCATGCCCGCCACATTTTGAAACTTAGCCTTAATCTCAAAATTTTGCTTGCCTAGGTTCACCCCCCGCAGCCAGAAAATCAGGAATCCCAGCAATCCCACGGAAGCGAGGATAAACAAACCGACAATGCCTTCTCGAAGTGTTCGCGATCGCATACAATATCCTAAGCCACTTTGCTAAATAAAAGCTATCCCAACACTTGAATCGGACCATCCACACTACCGCTAGTAAACTGTCGAATGAGAGAATTGTCCGTCTCATCCAACTCCCGTACGTGTCCTTCCCACTGTACCTTCCCCTGATACAAAAATACCACGCGATCGGCCGTACGACGAATGGTACTTTCTTGGTGGGTCACCATCACATAGGTTTGACAGGAACCTTGCGAACCAGATAAATCCCGCACCAAATCTTCAATCACGGTAGACGCAATCGGATCCAACCCAGCCGTTGGTTCGTCGTATAAAATCGCCTCTGGTGCCTGTTGGGGATTGTCAGGATTGGCAATAATCGCTCTAGCAAAACTAACGCGTTTGCGCATCCCTCCCGATAGCTGTGCGGGATACTTATCTGCTATGCCCGATAATCCCACTTTTTCCAAGCTTTGTTCCACCAACCGGCGAATTTTATCCCGAGGCAGCCGCGAATGCTGGTATAGAGAAAATCCTACATTTTCATCCACCGTCAGGGAGTCAAACAGGGCAGCATGTTGAAACACCATCCCAATGGTAAACGGCATGTCCCCATCGTCAATTAACCCTTTCCGCAACTCCCCTTTCAAAAAAACTTCCCCGGCATCGGGGGCCGTCAGTCCGGCAATAATCCGCAAAATCGTCGATTTTCCCGTTCCCGACGGACCGATAATAGCTAAAGCATCGCCCTGGTAGATGGTGAGGTCAATCCCATCCAAGACTTTCTTATCGCCAAATTGCTTGCTAATGCCCTTCAGTTCGATCAGCGGTTCGGCCATAGTTGTTTGTCAAAGTGCACCCACCCATTCCCATGGACAGATACTAGCTGGCACTGCAGTTGTCTAGCAATTAATCCCTTTCAGTATAGCGAATTCATTCCCTTTCCCGGTGGATATACTTCTTGAGGATCCATTTGTACGGTTTTTCCGGTTCTGTGGGAAATCTAGCAGAAAAAACGACCATTCATTATCAGAACCAGACTTGTGTTTTTCTGGTAATTC
Protein-coding sequences here:
- a CDS encoding ABC transporter ATP-binding protein, which encodes MAEPLIELKGISKQFGDKKVLDGIDLTIYQGDALAIIGPSGTGKSTILRIIAGLTAPDAGEVFLKGELRKGLIDDGDMPFTIGMVFQHAALFDSLTVDENVGFSLYQHSRLPRDKIRRLVEQSLEKVGLSGIADKYPAQLSGGMRKRVSFARAIIANPDNPQQAPEAILYDEPTAGLDPIASTVIEDLVRDLSGSQGSCQTYVMVTHQESTIRRTADRVVFLYQGKVQWEGHVRELDETDNSLIRQFTSGSVDGPIQVLG